From a single Bacillus pseudomycoides DSM 12442 genomic region:
- a CDS encoding recombinase family protein — translation MNNRKFGYIRVSSKDQNEGRQLEAMKQVGIDERDIFIDKQSGKDFNRQKYQLVKMMLREGDILYVQSLDRFGRNKEAILNEWKDI, via the coding sequence TTGAATAACAGAAAATTCGGATACATACGTGTAAGTAGCAAAGATCAAAACGAAGGTAGACAACTAGAAGCAATGAAACAAGTTGGTATTGACGAAAGAGATATTTTCATTGATAAACAATCTGGTAAAGATTTTAATCGTCAAAAATATCAACTTGTAAAAATGATGTTACGGGAAGGAGATATTTTATATGTACAATCATTAGATCGTTTTGGGAGAAACAAAGAAGCGATTTTAAATGA